A single genomic interval of Osmerus eperlanus chromosome 14, fOsmEpe2.1, whole genome shotgun sequence harbors:
- the morn3 gene encoding MORN repeat-containing protein 3, with protein MPHLKKPRKQEPLSKIWDRKAQKSGLRHTVFSVNGDQYTGEWLDNKKHGKGTQIWKTGGAIYDGDWKCGKREGYGTYSRICSKTNEYAREYSGGWKNDKKHGFGTHFYSLSASYEGEWSDGQRSGWGRMYYANGDIYEGEWLKDQHHGQGMLRLSNENRYEGTWKDGRKSGHGKFFYLDKGQLYDGFWVDGVAKCGAVSDFGREESIMPTLYPIPKVHLMDQASVLMESISKYQEE; from the exons ATGCCTCACCTGAAGAAACCCCGAAAACAGGAGCCACTTTCTAAAATATGGGACAGAAAAGCACAGAAAAGTGGACTGCGTCATACAGTGTTCTCTGTAAACGGAGATCAATACACGGGGGAATGGCTAGACAACAAGAAGCATG GCAAAGGGACTCAAATTTGGAAGACAGGTGGTGCCATTTATGATGGAGACTGGAAATGTGGCAAGCGTGAAGGATATGGTACTTACAGCAGGATATGTTCAAAAACGAACGAATATGCAAGGGAATACTCAGGTGGATGGAAAAATGACAAaaaacat GGGTTTGGAACACATTTTtacagcctctctgcctcctatgAGGGTGAGTGGAGCGATGGCCAGAGAAGTGGCTGGGGCAGGATGTACTATGCCAATGGCGACATATACGAGGGAGAATGGCTGAAGGATCAACATCACGGACAGGGCATGCTTCGTCTCA gcAATGAAAACAGGTACGAAGGGACCTGGAAAGATGGGAGGAAGAGTGGGCATGGAAAGTTCTTCTATCTGGACAAGGGGCAGCTGTATGACGGCTTCTGGGTGGATGGTGTGGCGAAATGTGGAGCTGTGTCTGACTTTGGAAGAGAAGAATCCATAATGCCTACTCTGTATCCCATTCCAAAg GTCCATCTAATGGACCAGGCATCAGTTTTGATGGAATCTATATCAAAATACCAGGAGGAGTAA
- the tmem120b gene encoding transmembrane protein 120B yields the protein MSLQRCQTEWEEIDQEYQQLQETHKVYRQKLEELTNLQSTCSSAIGKQRKGLKDLSQSLKRCVKTCDDKESELIKDIQVQIKEKENVFFDMEAYLPKKNGLYLNLVLGNVNVTLLSNQAKFAYKDEYEKFKLYMTIILMFGAITCLFLLNYRVTDEIFNFLLVWYYCTLTIRESILMSNGSRIKGWWVSHHYVSTFLSGVMLTWPEGPMYQMFRSQFLAFSIYQSFVQFLQYYYQSGCLYRLRALGERSQLDLTVEGFQSWMWRGLTFLLPCLFFGHFWQLYNAWTLFRLAGRDDCKEWQVFMLALTFLILFLGNFLTTVKVVHQKVQTNKEEVQKND from the exons ATGTCACTGCAAAGATGCCAAACTGAATGGGAAGAAATTGACCAAGAATATCAACAATTACAG GAAACTCACAAAGTGTACAGACAGAAACTTGAGGAGCTTACTAACCTTCAATCGACGTGTAGCAGTGCCATTGGTAAACAGAGGAAGGGTCTGAAGGACTTGAGTCAAAGTCTAAAAAG GTGTGTGAAAACATGTGACGACAAAGAATCGGAGCTGATAAAAGATATCCAAGTTCAGattaaagagaaagaaaatgtcTTCTTTGACATGGAAGCGTATTTGCCCAAAAAAAATGG ATTGTATCTAAATTTAGTCCTgggcaatgtaaatgtaacacttcTCAGCAACCAGGCAAA ATTTGCCTACAAAGATGAATATGAGAAGTTCAAGCTCTACATGACTATTATCCTGATGTTTGGTGCCATAACCTGTCTTTTCTTATTAAATTACCG TGTCACAGATGAAATCTTCAACTTCTTGCTGGTGTGGTACTACTGCACATTGACAATCAGGGAGAGCATTCTCATGAGCAATGGGTCCAG AATTAAAGGATGGTGGGTCTCCCATCACTATGTATCTACCTTTCTGTCTGGTGTAATGCTTACCTG GCCTGAAGGGCCAATGTACCAGATGTTCAGAAGTCAGTTCCTGGCCTTCTCCATTTATCAGA GCTTTGTGCAGTTTCTACAATACTACTACCAGAGTGGCTGCTTGTACAGGTTACGAGCTTTGGGGGAGAGAAGTCAGTTGGACCTTACTGTAG agggCTTCCAGTCCTGGATGTGGAGAGGCCTCACCTTTCTGCTCCCATGTCTCTTCTTTGGGCAT TTCTGGCAGCTGTACAACGCTTGGACCCTGTTTCGGTTGGCAGGCCGTGATGATTGCAAGGAGTGGCAG GTATTCATGTTGGCACTAACATTCCTCATCCTGTTCCTGGGGAACTTCCTCACCACGGTGAAAGTCGTCCACCAAAAGGTGCAGACAAACAAAGAGGAGGTACAAAAGAATGACTGA
- the rhof gene encoding rho-related GTP-binding protein RhoF yields MTQNGALTSNGTAKKGEDLKIVIVGDGGCGKTSLLMVYAKGDFPEKYAPSVFEKYVTTISYGGKEIVLNLYDTAGQDDYDRLRPLSYQNANLVLVCYDVTNPTSFENVLIKWYPEINHFCQDVPVILIGCKTDLRKDKERTRKLKALDQAPITYIQGDETKRQMNADLYLECSAKYRENVEDIFREATKRALAASRRARHRARKRHCVLL; encoded by the exons ATGACTCAAAACGGTGCCCTGACAAGCAATGGCACTGCGAAAAAAGGTGAAGATCTCAAGATTGTCATCGTTGGAGATGGCGGGTGTGGGAAAACTTCGCTCCTCATGGTGTATGCCAAAGGAGACTTTCCAGAG AAATATGCACCGTCTGTATTTGAGAAGTACGTCACCACCATCTcttatggagggaaggagattgTGCTCAACCTCTACGACACGGCCG GTCAGGATGACTATGACCGATTGAGGCCCTTGTCCTACCAGAATGCTAACCTTGTACTGGTGTGTTACGACGTGACAAACCCCACAAGCTTTGAGAATGTGTTGATCAAG tGGTACCCAGAGATCAACCACTTCTGTCAGGATGTTCCTGTCATCCTGATTGGCTGTAAGACTGACCTCAGGAAGGACAAGGAGCGTACCAGGAAGTTGAAAGCCTTGGATCAGGCTCCTATCACCTACATACAG GGTGATGAAACCAAGAGGCAGATGAATGCAGATCTTTACCTGGAGTGCTCAGCCAAATATCGGGAGAACGTGGAGGACATTTTCAGAGAGGCCACCAAGCGAGCCCTGGCTGCCAGTCGCAGAGCGAGACACCGAGCGAGGAAGAGGCACTGTGTGCTCCTGTGA
- the orai1b gene encoding calcium release-activated calcium channel protein 1, which translates to MSLNEHSLQALSWRKLYLSRAKLKASSRTSALLSGFAMVAMVEVQLDTTYPYPPGLLIAFSACTTVLVAVHLFALMVSTCILPNIEAVSNVHNLNSVKESPHERMHRHIELAWAFSTVIGTLLFLAEVVLLCWVKFLPVKPSKPVTPSKANNETVEMSAGVAAAITSTSIMVPFGLVFIVFAVHFYRSLVSHKTDRQFQELEELSNLTRLQNELDHRGEPSLMQSPSSHFP; encoded by the exons ATGAGTTTAAACGAACATTCACTCCAAGCCCTGTCTTGGAGGAAGCTTTATTTGAGCCGAGCTAAACTCAAAGCATCAAGTAGAACGTCGGCTTTGCTGTCTGGATTCGCTATG GTGGCGATGGTGGAGGTGCAGTTGGATACCACTTATCCTTATCCCCCTGGTCTGCTGATTGCCTTCAGTGCCTGCACCACTGTGCTGGTGGCAGTTCACCTTTTCGCTCTAATGGTCAGCACTTGCATTCTTCCCAATATAGAAGCTGTCAGTAACGTCCACAACCTCAACTCTGTGAAAGAGTCTCCCCACGAACGTATGCACCGTCACATCGAGCTGGCCTGGGCGTTCTCCACTGTGATTGGTACTTTGCTGTTCCTGGCGGAGGTAGTGCTCCTGTGTTGGGTCAAGTTTCTGCCTGTGAAACCCAGCAAGCCGGTGACACCCAGCAAGGCTAACAACGAAACCGTGGAGATGTCTGCTGGAGTGGCCGCCGCCATCACCTCCACTTCCATCATGGTGCCCTTCGGTCTGGTGTTCATCGTTTTCGCTGTGCACTTCTACCGATCCCTGGTCAGCcacaaaacagacaggcagtttcaggagctggaggagctgtcAAACCTGACCAGGCTTCAGAACGAGCTTGACCACAGAGGAGAACCGTCGCTCATGCAGTCCCCCAGCTCTCATTTCCCATGA